TTCTCCATAACAGTggcgttgctgctgctcgacgTGTGAGAATGTGGAAGTTTTCGGCAGTGGATACAAGAGGGTAGTCAAGTAGTGAGACGCAAAAGCTGGTGCACTCGACACTGATAATGGACCGAGTACGGCTGTTATGAGGATTATATCGCAATGAGAGCCCGGTGCCTGCTTAGGGCTTCCCTCCCCGTCCCACTCCGCCACCCCCGCAAGTCGACGATCTCGGAGATGCAACGACAGCTTCCCCATGGGCCTGTAATGCGCTATTTTCGCCCGGCTTTTCCCCCGTGCTCGGGCACCAATTCCGGACAGCCAATCGAACTACGTGGTCGCCCCCTCGACCCAGTTTAGGCTTCAGATCTTATGCATCGGTGGTAGTGATTGCAGGGGTTGGCTTATGCCCGGACATAGGCCTCCGAAGGCCAATCCAGTGGCAAATATCTCTAGCGTATGCACATGAGTGGTCCTGCAGAAACTCGTGTGCTACACAGAACTTCCTTTACTGGATGATAGTGGATTCGTATCCCCATTTGAGCATTCATTCTCTAAGCGATACAACTATCTACATCAATCGCCCAGCGTGAATCCCACCAGTGATCAAGAGATCATCCGACGTATGGTAAGCACTCGCATCCGAAAGAAGATACACGATAGGAACCTTGAGGTCTGTCCGGTCACCCATTCTACGCATGGGAGGCTCGTTGTTCATGATGTCCCCTAACCAGGGGAAGCGATGGCACTGACTCAGAGTCATATCCGTGGCCATATATCTGGAATTCAGTTAGTGCTTATCGGTAGAGAATTATTGTTACGGCCACTCACCCAGGAGAGACACTGTTCACACGGATATTCTTAGCCGCCAGTTCGACGCCCAGGGATTTCGCGAGTGCCACAACAGCGCCCTTGCTTGAGCAGTAATCGCTGGTCGCTTGACCCTTACTAGCAACATAGGCTGCAATTGATGCGATGAATACAATCGAGCCCTTGCATCTAGATTCAGGCGATGGGTCCTGCTTATCCATTTGCGCGGCTGCAAGCTGAGCTGCGTAGTATGTCCCGAGGACATTCACGTTGAAAGAGCGAGCGACCGATTCAGGGGGGCGTTCGAGGAAG
The nucleotide sequence above comes from Aspergillus puulaauensis MK2 DNA, chromosome 3, nearly complete sequence. Encoded proteins:
- a CDS encoding uncharacterized protein (COG:Q;~EggNog:ENOG410PUSE;~InterPro:IPR002347,IPR036291,IPR020904;~PFAM:PF00106,PF13561,PF08659;~go_function: GO:0016491 - oxidoreductase activity [Evidence IEA];~go_process: GO:0055114 - oxidation-reduction process [Evidence IEA]), whose amino-acid sequence is MSQNTDSFLTRTVHDLLSLKGRTIVVTGGGRGLGLAFAFAIAEAGGNVAVIDYIDTPHDHYYKLEKDYGVKVKLYKSDVTNFELLKGTFDEIVKDFGGIHGLVTAAGICVDQPFLERPPESVARSFNVNVLGTYYAAQLAAAQMDKQDPSPESRCKGSIVFIASIAAYVASKGQATSDYCSSKGAVVALAKSLGVELAAKNIRVNSVSPGYMATDMTLSQCHRFPWLGDIMNNEPPMRRMGDRTDLKVPIVYLLSDASAYHTSDDLLITGGIHAGRLM